From the genome of Rhododendron vialii isolate Sample 1 chromosome 10a, ASM3025357v1:
TCCACACCATTCAAATATGCCTCAATTGCCCTCCCTTGTTATCTGCTACTAATTTGTTTTGACTTCTCCCTAACCATTTAACTTTCCCAAACTACCCCCTCGGTGACTTTCCTCTAATCCACAAACAAATCCCACTTTAAATCTTTTTCATTCCTAATCCAATTTAATACTCCAGGTCAATAGCAAAACACCATTGGCAAGACATAACCAGAAACTATTAGAAATCAAAATTAACATTCTCGTCCACAATTAAAGATGCATTCTATGAAACATTACAAATTAACCAGAAATGAACTATgaagttccaaaaaaataatccaaggaAAAGTTGTAATGCGTCCTTCATTTAGCCCTTGACAATCATTATTGACGGGAAAGATGTCTTCTATTGCCtgtgggaaaaagaaaattgttatAACATAGAtcctttcaaattttggaaaactTAGTACTCCCTTCATCCCTAAATAAGTATCTCCTACGAAAAGACatgcaatttttgaaaaaaaactaaagtactttcgtgcataattttttttttcaatttcttcgcAGTGAATTAAAGAACTCATTAGATCTTCAATTTggtgcaaagaaaattgaaaaaattatgcacggaagtattttatttttttttcaaaaattacacgtCGTTTCGTAGGAAACATTTATTTAGAGATCGGCGGATGGGGTATATAGAATTGTAAGTTTTTTTCAAGtaaaattaagacaaaaacaaattaagcaAAACAATGGACAAAGAATTAAACTTACCGTTCAATCATCCAACCAAAAGCAGTTACTTGAAGTAGAAATTGTGTGTAGGTCAATCACATTCATAGTCGGTCCATCATCATTTGGATTAGCTATATGACTTGCATTAAACTCATTTGTCCCAAATTTTTGCGGACATGTTCGACTATTATGACCAACACCTTTACAAATGCTACATTTTCGTTTAGTTGCATCCACGATCTCAAACTTCGAAGGATTTCGTCTTGTTGACCCagatttctttcctttctttgacCCCGATGGACGTCCTTTAGGACATTGAACATTTGGCTCAAAAAGTAATAGAAGTGATGGATTTACAAGTTGAGAAATCCTCTCTTGAGCGCGGTCATTTTGAGTTGGAGGCCATGCTTCATATTTATCTTCCAACTCATGGATCAATCCTTTGAATACTTCCCCACTGGTTTCTCTACCATCAGAACAAGTAAGGGATATCATATCAATCCTCCATTATGAGTGTATTGCATCAAGAGGTAGTGCCTTACGTTTCCAATCAATCATCTTATGTGCACAAGGGAGACCCATTGTTGCCATAAGTGTTCCGTGCAAACTGGCTGCATTGTCCCATGTTTAACCATTTCATATTGTTTAAGTATCTCTCGCATAGCATACACTGACACACGATTGATGATTtctttaaagaaagaaatgttgCAATTGTGAGGTATTCGAATCTTCTCACTTGAGAGTTGAGCATTTATCTCTTTAAATTCATTCTCAATCGCAAGGCATATCTTGTTCTTCACTTCACTTGATGGAGATCACCGGTTGAAACTTGCaaatatttcttcaattttccatGAGCACCTTCCGCCCTCGAAGAAACACGATTTCCAAAATGAGCACACTTTTCAGTCCATGCTTTTACAAATCGTTCTTTAAATGGAAGCCATGTCCTTTGAATATAGCTTAACACGTACTCCTTCTCATTGTAGAGTAGTTCAAATAATTTCCAAGCTTCATCAAATGCCCCTCCATCTGGAGAGCTTATCACCTCGTTCCAAGTATCCAAAAATGTGGTCCAATCCTCTTGAGTTTTAAAATGAGACTTGCAATTcgccaaaatatttttctcaatatGCCATACACATAAAAGGTTAGTAGTTGTTGGGAAGACAACCTTTATAGCATTCATCAAGGCCAACTCCCTATCGAACACAATGACAGTAGGATAACAAGCGGGACCCAATATTTTCCTAAACATTTGTAAAGCCCAAACGTaatcttcttctccctcttttGCCAAGAATACAAAGCATGAGTAAAACGAATTGTTAAAACTTGAAACTCCAACGATATCAAGTAGTTGCATCTTGTATCTATTAGTCTTGTAAGTGCAATCCATCACAAAGACAGTTGTATAGCTCCTTGTCAATGCAATGGAAGAAGGGTGTGCAAAAAATAGATGCGTCAAATGACCATTTTGATCATGTGCAACATAAAAAGTAAAATCACCTTGACAAAGCTCTTCAAATAATGCTTGGATCATAGTTCGTCCGGCCAAGTTGTCATTTTTAAGTTTAACCTTCATATTGTAGATTGTTCTTGATATTGCCTGAAGTTTCGGATTCCCTTGTCGAAGTGAAGAAAGTATTTGGCGTGGTGGTACCCCCGATCTAGTCATCTTTTCAATGCTCATGATCTCTTCTTTTGACAAACGACGACAAGAAGGATGTCCAGACATATCACTTGAAGGTTCATGATTATGTGAACTATTCTTCACTTCAAGAACCCAAAAGCCATCCGCATGTCTCTTACTGTAAATTTGAAAAGGACAATCTATAAGACGAGTTGCCAGTCTTCCGTTGTCAACGCTCTATCGGAACATGCCATTTATTGCGGGAACGTCCTCCCCTATCACAACCAATGATAACATATTCGtcctttttggaatttttgataGATATTGCATACCCTTGCATTGAGAAAAAATCTCTAAGAGTACCAAGAAGCTCTTCACGGGATTGAAATTTCCATCCAAGTTGTCCAAGTATGTCATTTTGTCTATTTTCTTCTATTTCGTTACCTTCTGCAACGATTCTTTCTTGTTCAATTCGATCACTTGAAATTCCAATGACGCATTCAATTGCTTGTTCAATATCCATTCTGCAAATCATTAAATTGACATAAGAAAAAGTTCAAGGAAGATTATcaacttgattgaaaatgaagttACGAAAATAACATAAATTCCTAAAAACACATAGGAGAGGATGATGATCTGGTAGTCTATTAACAGaatcacaaaaaaatatataaaaaaatacctTGAATATTGATAAAGAAATGGAGTGAAGGTGACGTTTTTTTGTGTATGTAGAGGACAGAATTTTTTTAAGATGAACGAGGAGTTTTAGGAAGTTATTCTATGTAGAAGAAAAGATTTTGGTTGATCTTGTGATAGTGGAGTATTAAATTGGATTAGGAatgaaaaagattcaaagtgggaTTTGTTTATGGATTAAAGGAAAGTCACCGAGGGGGTAGTTTAGGAAAGTTAAATGGTTAGGGAGAAGTCAAAACAAATTAGTAGCAGATAACAAGGGAGGGCAATTGAGGCATATTTGAATGGTGTGGAATTAATTCCAGTGGCACAAACAAAACCCTCCATGGCATTAACAGCCTCCTATATGCAcccctcaaaatgttatgaattgtagagaaaatgttatgaatcgtattgttaaaaaattacgAACCATATAAAAGTTACAAGATACATCAAAacgttatgaatcataatgataatgttacgaatcatactgttgaaaggttatgaattctagaacaaaagttacgaaacacactaaaatattatgaatgaaccataaaataagtGCATATGGTACTCCATTTTTAGGGGTGCGTATTGTAGATTTTCCCAACAATCTAACATATTAACCACTAacgtttttatttatttatataactCAGCTATGCAAGCCAGTTTAAGCGCACCGTGATTAATCTTGGGGCCCAATCCTACCGCTCATTTGCGGGGAGTCCAATTAAAATCGGAGCAATAGCTCAATATGAACGGAGCCCCAAAGAAGTTGATATCGTGTGTGAGATTTCGACCCTGAGACATTAGGATAAAAGAAACTCTTAAATCTCAGACCTTCACCGGTACCGGACCAAGTGACCAACCTTTGGGGTTAACCACTAACGCtactttgtaaaaaaaaaaaaattgtaatctaACCTTTGGGATATCGGCAGTTCACTAGATCATCGAGCAATAAATACCAGTGCTTATGAAAGACCAGCAGCTAGTTGGGACGCCGAGTCCCGAAATTACAGCCCCTCAAAACGCCGTCATTTTGAGGTAATTTGGGAATTCTCGCCTAAAGAACACGtgagcccctctctctctcacagtaACACACAAgctctctccctctatctccTCGTCGTTTTCTTCTCCAAGAACTGAACTACACTATGGAGTACTcaataataaaaatatcatcCCCTTATCGTTGATTTATTATTGTCATCATGCAAAAGGATTTTACTCCGAAAATTCATTTCTGAATCAGTTcttacatgaaaaaaaatactcttcGCTAAGAACTTCATTTGAGAAGGGATAAATTCGAATCTCGATTCTTCTAATTGTGAAAGGTGAGAGAACCCACCGTATGTCTATCGAATCTTGTGTTCCTAAGCGAAATCCAGATAAATCTATGTTTTCTCAATCAATTAGCAAACCAGAAAGAATCACAAGAACCAATAAAAATCCAATCAAAGATAAAGTCTAATACCAGAGAGCAAACATATATAAAATCTTCAATTCGATTACAATCATGAACAcgaaaccctccaaaaaaaataaaaaacagagatCAAATCCTTGTTGTTTCGGGCCGAATTGCCCCATACTAAGAATTTCTCAAAGCTCTTGGACTTGTTTTCAACTCACATCTTCTTTCATTacttatataaatatatatatatatatatatatatatatacagtcattttttcaaatgaggaggtccttattttagatAAAATAAGGATCTCTTCATTTCTCCGattttccgttcgaattacaatgatccgagccgctcaatatgttcagaacgtgattttgagaGTACGCGtgaggaatcaacaaaaaaaatgaccagaaagggcttcatccaagcagtttttatttgaaccgttcgataaaaaataaaaaaaactgatcggatgaagcctttccggttatttttttttgttgatttctcgcgagtacccttaaaattacgttctgaatacattgagcggcttggatcatcgaaattttatcggaaaagggaggtccttattttattaagttaaggaggtccttaggagaagggatatatatatatatatatatatatatatagttaggttccggtgagggatccctcattttattaaaatgcgggactccccttcccgattgaatttcaatgatccgagccgctcaaagtaatcagaacgtgattttaagggtcttcgtgagaaatcagcaaaaaaaaagaccgaaaagggcttcatccgagcagttttcattgaacggttcaaaaaaaactgctcggatgacgccctttccgatcattttttttgcttatttctcgcaataacccttaaaattacgttctgcacacattgaacggttcggattttcaaaatttgatcgggaaatgaaagtccctcattttgttaaaatgagggatccctcacttgaaaatttctctctctctctctctctctctctctctatatatatatatatatatatatatatatataaaatttgtcTTCAGATCAAATGTATAATCTGAGTACTCAGATTGTTCTAGTTCTTCTTTGGTAGTACAAACAGAGATCAAATCCTTGTTGTTTAGGGCCAAATTACCCCATACGAAGAATTCGTCAAAACTCTTGGACTTGTCTTCATCTCAAATCTTCTTTCATTACTCATATCTTTAATTTGTCTTCGGATCAAATGGTTAATTTTATTACTCAGATTGTTCTGGTTCTTCTTTGGTAATATTGCTGCTCATGTACCTCTTTGGAGATGGATGAAAAAAATTCGTGGGGTTGAAGGGtgaggtggaggaagaaaagttgGAGAAGAATACAGAAAAATGACAAGGGgtcttttagagagagagagagagagtgggccTGTGTGTTACTGTGAGAGAGGGAGGGCTCACGTGTTATTTAGGGGAGGATTCCCAAATTGCCACAAAACGACGACGTTTTAAGGGACAGTAGTTTCCAGCGAGTTTTACAAAACTCGCTGCAGGGACTCGGCGTCCGCTACGTTGTATTTGATGGgattgttgtttgatttttctttttttgtcccttGCCATATTCATATGCAATGTTCGTTGGAAAGGGGTTTAATGCATGGGGCACGCCACTTTTATGAGGTATTGGGCCCCAACATCACCTATGACTAGATAGATGGTGAAGTGATGATCCAAAATTTACCAATAAAGTTGGCGGCCAGTGCTGTACTTTTCTTTCCCTGCTGGGTGATTAAAAGATGTGTGTGTGGTCTTCTATGTGGTGCAAAAATACGATACGTGACGGTAACATTTTGCGGTGTAAGTCGTTTATTTTATAGCTCTCGCTCGATGTAGCTTTCGTCTGTGCAAAATATTTCTTCCGTctggatttaatagtcattttttgaagttcatgttatttttcaatcgattatatttttcaatttataatgttttacatgattttgaaaacattgtataataaaactaatcaacatctatcaaataagatccatattcgatgaaattcattacggattcaaagatataacctgTTTTTTAGCTGATTAAAATAGAATTAGGAACAATTAAATCCGGAGGGAAAGAGTAAAATAGATTGATTGGAAATCAATAAAGATTTGATCAAATAAATATGTGATAAATACTCCAATGGTGATAAATACTCCAAGGGAGTATATTTTCATAGGATGAATACATACCAAtggagattaaattatttacaccgtcggtgtaaataATACTACTGTCCAATTAACTTATTTTGTTATTGAGCGATAAAGACTTTGATATATACGTACTTACAAATGGAAGGATCGCTTAGGGCTGTAAATAAATCGAGCAGCTCAtaagttcggctcggctcaGCTCAACTCGCTAACGCTCCACTTGGCTtttttactaaacgagccgaaaactcgagtTTGAGCTAGGCTCATTTGAcaaaaactcggctcgttaagagAGGCTCgactcgagcttggctcgttaagggaggctcgACTTGATTAAAGAGGCTTGTTTAGaacctgtttgataaaattgaaaactgaaaaattaaatactgaattctgaattttttaagctaaaaactatttgataaacatattaagtactgaattaaaaaaaatgatgaattaattttagttatgattatctcttaatttactaatagtAAAAAATGTACTTATGGTAATGTTGGAGTGGCgattgtggtggtgatggagctagggcgatggtggtggtggagtggtgaggGTGGGGATGGAGTGACAGTGGTGGTAGTGTTGGAGTGGTGGCGGTGTAATGGTGGCAATGAGTGGTGGCAGTAGAGTGGtggttgtgcaatggtggcgttttggtggtggcggtggcggcgtGGTAGTGGTGATGGTAGTGTGGTGGTGGGTTGGAgtgatggtggcggtggtggtagtgaagcggtggagtggtggttgtgcaatggtggcgtTGTGGTGGTAGTCGTGGCGGCAGCGGCGTGGTAGTGATGGATTTGTAGTGAGTGGTGGTTGTGCAATAGTGGCGTTGTGGTGCGCGGAGGTGATGGTGTGGTGGTAGTAGTGTGGTGGGGGTAGAAGTGGCagtggagtagtggtggtggcggcggcggcggtggagtggtggtggtggtggatggtTGTAAGTAGTGGCGATGGAGTGATGGTAcgttgtgcaatggtggcagCGGCGTGgtagtggttgtggtggtgtgATGGTGGGCTGGAGTGGTGGTGTtgtagtggtggtgatggtatgATCGTTGAATGCAAGTACACAAAAATCCAGCCatgtaaaatgtggttatcaaacctactgaatcacgtATTACTTAAGTGATTCAGtttgaatttaggttatcaaacaagccttCAGTAAGTGACTAAGCTCCATCTGCTCGTTAAGGCTCAagtttttggcttgtttagtaaacaagtcGAGCTCGATCTCGATAAagttcggctcagctcatttacagtCCTATTTAATACGCTATAGCGATTGATTAATTCTCTTATcctaaagacaaaattaaaaaattcgaGAAAGGGTtacaattttgtttcttttaacTAAATTTGATTAACAAAAAGTCTAATGGTACCGACCAAACTCCTACCGAAATCGTATCGACGGCCATGCTGGGccatcttcggccaccggacgatcaatttgagctgtccaaaaatactaaaaatatacataaaaaataaggtgcttgatccaaccatCCTATACAATCGGATGCCGttgccccctcgttttttttttttttgaatttttggacggctcggatcagccgtccggtggccggcgACGGTCTGACGCGACAGTTGGTACGATTTCGGTTGGCTAATGGTCGGTACCATTAGCAGGACTCTTTGATTAAAGCACCCTTTCCCCCCTAAAAATCATGAAATTATTTACTCCATATTTTTTGCTTGTCTACGAAAATGTGAGTATTTAAGCAGACAACATAGAAACGATGAGAGTGAGGtggtctccctctccctcttgcAAATTTAATTAATGATTGAGACATAAAGTTGTTTCTCAGTTGTTTAGACTGAATTTGACATAGCTCCTACTACCTTTATTAATATCGATAtgaaaactctcgtttttgGCAAAGACGTGGATGCGTAGTGCGCGGGCGTGTTAAGACTTGTAGTGCTtaacttttgatgaagatttccgtgaatcttgacttctaacgTATGAGCGATTGCGTGTGACCTAAAGGTTAAAGATCACAATATGGTTCGTTACTTGCCACACGGTcatggacttaaaatttcctggtcgtataggaaatggacgtagaaacgtgaactttattactccgggataataaagtttgtacaagaaaagaaaaagatccaaactacttgatgaAGTAAGTTTAAATGAGGTTTGAGCACGAGGTACTCGATAGgctactttgctgaaagtaggaaagtatgcttcgctgggaaggctttggtcgTAAGCGTTGAGTTTTGATTGGTATTGGACCCGTTTTTCATCTTGtaaacttgtatttataggcacagCAGTAAGctgattcaggcctgaatccaAATCCAATTTTGCACCACAAGCCGCCAAGTGTCCCATGATGCTCCCACTTTCATGCATGCAAGATCATGGGCAGTTTTCAGCAGTTAATAGCAGTTTGAAATAGATCATGGGTGACATGGCAAGCAACTCCCCACTATCCCTCTTTGTAGGCATTTGACACATGGCCAATTGACTTAGTCAATTGGCCTTTGATCTTTAAAAGTAACTGCCTCCAGGAAGTAACTACTTCCCCTAAAACCGTGGACCTCATCACGTGAGCCAATCAACGTTTTCTTCGTGGGCCAAACCGTGGGCTAGCTTCCCAAAAGATCTTGGGCCACGTGTTCACATGGGCTGCGCTCTTCTTGGGCCCAATTGTGATAGGAAAAAACCGGCGGCCCAATACTTAAACGCCAATCAATTACAGATCtcggcccaatttaatcaaagAATTGATTAAATGGCCAATCACGGCTAGCCCGATCCGGGTGCCAAAAATGGATATAAACACGATCTCAGGGCCGTATGGATGCAGGATAAGAATTAATAATATTAGTTATGAAGGAAAAATAAGATAGTATGAAGTATTATGTAAAAAAGATGGGCCCATATTGAAATGACGGGAGAATTAAATAAAACTTGATTTGGATGAGGAATAAAATGAGAGGATAATGTTATTTTGTAATTGAAATGGAATAGAGAGGGGGTATTATCTGGAGATATTATGTAATAACACCCCAAAACCTCTCCATAAATAATCTCCCCACCGGGGGATATTAGGGGGTACAAGAGAATTCGGggcttaactaatacccccgaCAAACTGTGTTTCCAAATTATGGCTTAACCATGGGCCACGGTCTTAGGAGGGGATATTACTAATATCCATTTAGTAgcccccatccaaacaggccgtaAATGTACAACCCAATGTGgaagattttcttttttctttcgcTGAATGGATATGCATACAGGCTATTCACGCATTCGTCAAGGAGTAAtgttctaagagcatccacagtaaaatatccaaaaatcaataatcaaaagttacaaaatcattttttggttattcatttaaggggttgctagaTCATCTATCAATATCAACTATTACTCAAACCAAGTATAAGATAATCCCCCTTTACCATATGCACAtcttatatataatttttttttatccactcAAAACTTTATCCGTCCAGCAAACGGCCTGCTAGTTTTGCCCCACCaagcattttttttggaggatgaACTTTCATCTAGAAAATAAATCTCCAATTTTGTttcacaaaaagtaaaaaaattgtttggattgATGTACAATTTTACTTCAGCTCGTAGCTTATTCGCTACAAAAGATTATTACATTTTGCAGAGAATTTGCGTTCGAGCCACTAAATAagaattgaaacacttaattttttaactatattttttaatatataaacggtgtaaaaaaataagtgttcaaattttcaatccatttgatccagtgcgaatatcttatttttctgatcattttatctttaatggtcataatggatttttggctctaaggtctTTCAATAAGCACTCTAAGAGagcctgaaactaaataaggagtcttcggatgctcgttgaaaggccttatagtcaaaaattcattacgactatctaagataaaatgatcaaaaaaataagatcttcgcaccggttcaaccggattaaaaattaaagcacttaattttttaatcatatttttccgttagtttcgttaacggtgttaacgattttaccaatttgaaacgtaaaacaaactatatGGACGAAATtaagacaaccgtaaaactagagaaACGACTATGGAAATTTGCCCTATAATTTACGTGAACAAATGATACACGGCATGTTCAGCAATGCCAGTGTATGGTTCACCAATGCCCTGTAAACTTTCTCACCTTCATTTCTAATGAAATGGCAGCGTATGGTTCACAACCAATGCCCTGTAAACTCTCTCACCTTCATTTCTAATGCAATGGCAGCGTATGGTTCACCAATGCCTGTCCTCTTTGTGGGGCCCAATTCATTTTGGTAgtaataaaaagaatttataTGGGAGGGGCCCCTTTATCCATCCATATGCTATATCTCTTTCAATCAAGGCATGTTCGGTCCGTTTGgctttctttctaaattttctttttttaaaagaaagtaatttcaaatttaaatataacgaaaataaaaaaaaattgatttattttgcaccgttttaaaatatctcaatgagatctatcaaacaagatttatattggtagaaaaattatttgcgtaaacacataatttttgaacttgaaattaccttcttttttaaaaagtttctttttcaaaaaaagtggaacaccctcTCAGTTGAGCCTGTGAAACTCTGCATTTAGGGAGGATGAATTCGACAaaaggaaaatgacggtcaatgacgtattttgataattaatacccgccaatgacatgctaagaacattagTTAATGATGAAAAtattcttggcgggtattaattattaaaacacgtcatggacAGTTATTTTCCCTTCAACATTTTGGGCCCTAGAGTGGCAACTCAATTGGGCCTGTGATCAGAACAGTTTGGGCCCGTGGCCGAGGTACATTTGGACTTGCCCAAAACCTATGAGCCcaaggggaagaggaagaggttTTTCATGGACCTACCAAGGTGAAGAGGTTTTTCATTtgaattgattattttttcatttcatgaaCAAAAATGAACTGTAATATAGATctaaattgaaacatgacaaagagaaagggaaagctcATTTGACCGGATCGGGAAGGGAAAtaatcgaggtgcgcgtaagttaGCTCGAACACTCATGACCGTCGGGAAAAAAAGGCACGAGACCTAAACCACCAAAGAAGAACAAGTGCAgccttttgttttggaaattgatattcgtgcTCCCTTTTTTATTGATGGTGTTCCATTTTCTTCATGAACTTCAAGTTAAAAAgagagcgccatcagtaaaaaataaagcgcgaatatcaattccctttgtTTTTAAGATCTCATATGAGAAAACGACAACCTTTTGCGAAAGCAATGAATGAGCAAAGGACAAAAGGAAAGATTTCCACCTTTAAATTTTGGAAAGGCAAAAACACGTGAATCTATACTCTTCCACACACGAAAAGACAAGATTATAAATTCACATTATAAGAAGACAAAATAGAAAGAGCGTGATTCTACAAAGAGGGGGcgtgtgaaaatcactacccaTGTTCTTTATACTTCAGTATAATCGCTTTTCGCCATCCAGCAAAATGATCAAACATGGAGCCGGCAAGACAAAAGTAGCAGCCGGGGCACTGAGTGAACATGATTTGGTAATGAAGGTTTCTTCTTAAAAGATTGTTCATGTTCATACAAGAATGGCATCGAGTGAACATGATTTGGTGGGAATCCCAAGGGATTTAAGACCCGGCGGACAAGACCAGTGATTTAAGGGTCTGCTTCATCTctagataaattttttttttttaagtgttatCAACTATTTCGAGGTCAATTCACACATATCTTAAACTTGTTCGTTTAGGGGTCTCAAAATTTCTGTGCATATTCTCCAATAgagtttctctatctatctatctctttccactcattatttGTAAAAACTTTCCTTAAAACCCAAATCGAATAGGTTGAATTTGTCCTGATTTTAATTAGGCCCACCTCCATTGGACGATATGATTGGTTCTTTAGAAATTAGGAGAGGTCTCAGCTCATTTCGCGGAAGGTAATCCGTGGTTAGCGGAAGTCAAATTAAAGCATATTTTACCTTGTTAATTTGAACTTATCTAAACTATTATTGGCACTTAAATTATGAGCTAAAATTGTGCCAAACACATATTGTCTTTGCGCTTTCTCGGGTTTGAGCTGGGGTCTGTTGGGATTTTCTACTACCTGGATCTATATTGGTTCCTAATCAAGGCGTTTCGTCGGTCTTGCTTCTGCAAAGGTGCCTGTGTCGAAGTCttgatagttttggttcattcttgtatctCTAATAGAATCTGTATTGTCTTCGGACTTGTTATAGAATGAAATTgatattttcaagaaaaagaaaagaagagattcTTGGATCGATTTAACAACCACCATAAACAGCTACTTAattaaaaatttcaacaaaCATTTACATCATTAACTTTAATGTGCACTAGTTGCAATAATTGCGCTGCTTTATTTTCCACTGTTCACATTACAATATATGGGGGTAATTCTGCATGAAACACATTACAAATCAGTACATATCGAGCGTATGATCATTCCAATGTGAGAACTTTAAGAATCCAATTCCACAGTTGAGCATTTGGATCGGGCACCAACATCCCTCCCTCAATCTGACAATTGATTTTCGTTGACATTTTGTAATTCCCTGTGAAAAGATCTACTCGTggacatttttttctttcacttaTCTTGACAATGAAAAATGCAATGGAGACCGAAATTGATTTTATACTGAACGATATGAATTTTCGtgtttttttaaactaattTCAGTCCAAGTACCATTGCTCTTCCTCTAAAAATAGACGGTTGCAATTATTAGGTCCTATTTGCCCACTTATTTACATGTGCGGTCGCTTTCTCGGCCTGCAATTGTAAAATAAAAccatcaaaacaataaaaactagagtaagaaaaaaaaaaaaaactgatt
Proteins encoded in this window:
- the LOC131303151 gene encoding PKS-NRPS hybrid synthetase cheA-like; its protein translation is MDIEQAIECVIGISSDRIEQERIVAEGNEIEENRQNDILGQLGWKFQSREELLGTLRDFFSMQGKRHADGFWVLEVKNSSHNHEPSSDMSGHPSCRRLSKEEIMSIEKMTRSGVPPRQILSSLRQGNPKLQAISRTIYNMKVKLKNDNLAGRTMIQALFEELCQGDFTFYVAHDQNGHLTHLFFAHPSSIALTRSYTTVFVMDCTYKTNRYKMQLLDIVGVSSFNNSFYSCFVFLAKEGEEDYVWALQMFRKILGPACYPTVIVFDRELALMNAIKVVFPTTTNLLCVWHIEKNILANCKSHFKTQEDWTTFLDTWNEVISSPDGGAFDEAWKLFELLYNEKEYVLSYIQRTWLPFKERFVKAWTEKCAHFGNRVSSRAEGAHGKLKKYLQVSTGDLHQVK